One part of the Xiphophorus maculatus strain JP 163 A chromosome 1, X_maculatus-5.0-male, whole genome shotgun sequence genome encodes these proteins:
- the LOC111609892 gene encoding tumor necrosis factor receptor superfamily member 5-like — protein sequence MFQTSFILILPLTMTSWATTFMLLVILMRKIGAKSIRCHITEYRIGEECCPRCNVGYRVTTDCTEFETTSCQPCSHGTFMDLPNGQKKCNPCSTCDSGAGLKVKRQCVITADTVCEPMEGFYCTDLKSGGCSVAQKHRSCEPGHYISRMGTASTDTECSECSSGSFSDGTMLSCQPHTQCENENLHLIKAGTASTDAECGGKSSNTTEIVISVLVVYLLVAATIVVVVVVLWKTKKIKIPNFCTKLQNPQRDQAEGKEQGVCLNVQGQ from the exons ATGTTCCAGACAAGTTTCATCCTCATCCTGCCTTTGACAATGACATCTTGGGCTACAACATTTATGCTGCtg gtGATTCTGATGAGAAAAATTGGAGCCAAATCCATCAGATGTCATATAACTGAATACAGGATAGGAGAAGAGTGCTGTCCTAGGTGTAATGTTG gCTATAGAGTCACAACAGACTGCACTGAGTTTGAAACTACATCCTGTCAGCCATGTTCACATGGGACATTTATGGACCTGCCAAATGgacaaaagaaatgtaatcCATGTTCTACCTGTGATTCAG GAGCTGGGCTGAAAGTAAAGCGACAATGTGTAATAACTGCAGACACAGTTTGTGAACCAATGGAGGGATTCTACTGTACAGACCTTAAATCAGGAGGTTGTTCTGTAGCACAGAAACACAGGAGCTGTGAACCAGGACATTACATCAGCAGGATGG GAACAGCCTCCACAGACACAGAATGCTCTGAATGCAGCAGTGGATCATTTTCTGATGGAACAATGTTGTCATGTCAGCCTCACACACA atgtgaaaatgaaaaccttCATCTGATAAAAGCAGGAACAGCTTCAACTGATGCTGAATGTGGAGGAAAAAGTTCCAACACCACAGAAATTGTGATCAGTGTTTTGGTGGTTTATTTATTAGTTGCAGCAAcaattgttgttgttgttgttgttctctggaaaactaaaaaaattaaaataccaa aCTTTTGTACAAAACTACAAAACCCCCAAAGG GACCAAGCAGAAGGAAAAGAACAGggagtttgtttaaatgtacaAG GACAATAA